Proteins encoded together in one Sander lucioperca isolate FBNREF2018 chromosome 17, SLUC_FBN_1.2, whole genome shotgun sequence window:
- the LOC116060425 gene encoding uncharacterized protein LOC116060425, which produces MMKLWSRLCFLVLAISSISKGQNGTTVPPDPPAASTPPPADETLNETAHALPPTASPQSNTSANATDLPSTDFMNQTVEPHSSDDLNTTTKEAKASATSQTATMVRASESGKDSVTTVVTATGSTSLKPVIIEGTGSSSAGYVILILIFVIIIILCVILYFLRRASRSYSFDLHRPVPANHHNEPTGNFEPVYLDDLDRPAPKDEVTTDAPSPPPVSNGTTLQSEDLISNGESAPQNQPDANGLEISSPSSNTSPSLGHDAADKTSSPFSSTNMFFDAIGEEQQNENNNNPSISSSEPFVEINLDEPVWCDQLLTSSEAPSSVLPFSPFSCSSSSISSS; this is translated from the exons ATGATGAAGTTGTGGAGTCGACTCTGCTTCCTCG TTTTAGCAATTTCTTCAATATCCAAAGGACAAAATGGAACTACAGTTCCTCCAG ATCCCCCTGCAGCCTCTACTCCACCCCCGGCGGATGAGACTCTAAATGAGACTGCTCACGCCTTGCCGCCCACCGCTTCTCCTCAGAGCAACACATCAGCGAATGCAACAGATCTGCCTTCAACAGACTTCATG AATCAAACGGTAGAACCTCACAGTTCAGACGACTTGAACACAACAACAAAGGAAGCTAAGGCCAGCGCAACGTCGCAGACAGCCACCATGGTCAGAGCGTCTGAGAGCGGGAAGGATAGTGTGACAACGGTTGTCACAGCGACGGGCAGTACCTCACTTAAACCAG TGATAATTGAAGGCACGGGTAGTTCGTCCGCAG GTTATGTGATCCTCATATTGATCTTCGTGATCATCATTATTCTGTGTGTCATCCTCTACTTTCTCAGGAGAGCCTCCAGG TCGTACTCGTTTGACCTCCATCGTCCGGTTCCCGCCAACCATCACAACGAACCCACCGGCAACTTTGAACCAGTCTACCTGGACGACCTGG aTCGACCAGCTCCTAAAGATGAAGTGACCACCGACGCCCCTTCACCTCCTCCAGTATCCAATGGCACAACTCTACAGTCGGAGGATCTGATCTCCAATGGAGAGAGCG CTCCACAGAACCAGCCAGATGCAAACGGTCTGGAGATTTCATCCCCCAGTAGTAACACCAGTCCCTCACTGGGCCACGACGCAGCTGACAAGACATCCAGCCCATTCAGCAGCACCAACATGTTCTTCGATGCTATCGGGGAGGAGCAGCAGAacgaaaacaacaacaacccat CGATTTCTTCCAGTGAGCCGtttgttgaaataaaccttgacGAGCCGGTGTGGTGCGATCAGCTCCTTACCTCCTCTGAAGCTCCTTCTTCTGTCCTCCccttctctcctttctcctgctcctcttcctccatttcTTCTTCTTAG